One part of the Phragmites australis chromosome 3, lpPhrAust1.1, whole genome shotgun sequence genome encodes these proteins:
- the LOC133912454 gene encoding phospholipid-transporting ATPase 1-like: MTTGEPLLRSSSGSADSPSKQQAPARSSVGSLGCLCRTDSFSSSLYEDCDATSVNLADEGEAVPIHHCEESDVSRVADRFQSADSHFFNRLSVECSQKERQRKVSWGGVMEMQRSPSSLEIGVVSSSQEKPNRSQRFRPKSTQFEDPFSSEHEPRLIYINDPNRTNDRYEFTGNEIRTSKYTLITFLPKNLFIQFHRLAYVYFLVIAALNQLPPLAVFGRTASLFPLLFVLFVTAIKDGYEDWRRHRSDRNENNREALVLQYGDFRLKKWKNICAGEVVKILSNETMPCDMVLLGTSDPNGIAYIQTMNLDGESNLKTRYARQETTSMICDGSYSGLIKCEQPNRNIYEFTATMELNSQRIPLGQSNIVLRGCQLKNTEWIIGVVVYAGQETKAMLNSTISPSKSSNLESYMNRETLWLSAFLLITCSVVATGMGVWLFKNSKNLDALPYYRRKYFTFGRENRKDFKFYGIALEIFFSFLSSVIIFQIMIPISLYITMELVRVGQSYFMIGDTRMYDSSSGSRFQCRSLNINEDLGQIRYIFSDKTGTLTQNKMEFQQASIYGKNYGSSLQVTSDSSHEISTESLRQNSRKPKSVINVDSALMALLNQPLVGEERIAAHDFFLTLAACNTVIPVSRESFDLTNVVNEIGAIDYQGESPDEQALVIAASAYGYTLVERTTGHIVIDVQGERIRLDVLGLHEFDSVRKRMSVVVRFPDNNVKVLVKGADTSMLSILKQGIDDGLYNSLHAKIREATENHLSSYSSEGLRTLVISSKNLMDAEFSEWQEKYEEASTSMHERSAKLRQAAGLVECNLTLLGATGIEDKLQDGVPEAIESLRQAGIKVWVLTGDKQETAISIGLSCRLLTQSMHQIIINGSSEFECRRLLADAKTKFGIKSDDFGRDSQGIEDLNSGDVSKLRSYNGHISESAIQNFQLTGVIAGDKPEHSEKVTNFDDTELALIIDGSSLVYILEKDLESELFDLATSCKVVICCRVAPLQKAGIVDLIKSRTSDMTLAIGDGANDVSMIQMADVGVGICGQEGRQAVMASDFAMGQFRFLKRLLLVHGHWNYQRMAYMILYNFYRNAVFVLMLFWYILYTAYSATLALTDWSSVFYSLIYTSVPTVVVGILDKDLSHNTLLYYPRLYEAGLRNEGYNLTLFWITMLDTLWQSLVLFYVPFFTYNTSTMDIWSMGSLWTIAVVIIVNIHLAMDIQRWVLITHLAVWGSIAATFLCMVLIDSIPIFPNYGTIYNMAASKTYWLSICLIIVLGLLPRFLWKVIHQTFWPSDIQIAREAELLKKLPQQLGSRPERDIS, encoded by the exons ATGACTACCGGTGAGCCCTTGCTCCGGTCATCATCTGGAAGTGCAGATTCGCCTTCAAAGCAGCAGGCTCCTGCTCGGTCTTCGGTAGGCTCATTGGGCTGCCTTTGCCGTACCGATTCGTTCTCTTCATCACTGTACGAGGATTGTGACGCCACTTCTGTCAACCTCGCGGATGAAGGGGAGGCCGTGCCAATACATCACTGTGAGGAATCTGATGTGAGCAGGGTGGCAGACCGTTTCCAGTCTGCTGATTCACACTTCTTCAATCGTCTCTCGGTGGAATGCTCTCAGAAGGAGAGGCAGCGAAAGGTATCTTGGGGTGGTGTAATGGAGATGCAACGTTCCCCATCATCCCTAGAGATTGGAGTGGTATCTTCCTCTCAGGAGAAGCCAAATCGCTCCCAGAGATTCAGGCCCAAGAGCACGCAGTTTGAAGATCCGTTTTCATCTGAGCATGAGCCAAGGTTAATTTACATTAATGACCCTAACAGGACAAATGATCGATATGAATTCACAGGGAATGAGATCAGGACGAGCAAGTATACATTGATTACTTTCCTGCCTAAGAACCTCTTCATACAGTTTCACAGGCTTGCTTATGTATACTTCCTCGTTATTGCTGCTCTTAACCAACTCCCTCCTTTAGCTGTGTTTGGACGAACTGCTTCTCTTTTCCCACTactttttgtgttgtttgtgaCTGCTATAAAAGATGGCTACGAAGACTGGCGACGTCACAGATCTGACAGGAATGAAAATAACCGAGAGGCACTTGTCCTTCAGTATGGTGATTTTCGgttaaaaaaatggaaaaacatTTGTGCAGGGGAGGTTGTCAAAATTCTTTCCAATGAAACAATGCCGTGCGATATGGTCCTGCTAGGTACAAGTGATCCAAATGGTATAGCTTATATCCAAACAATGAATTTAGACGGTGAGTCAAACCTAAAAACAAGGTATGCTCGCCAAGAAACTACTTCCATGATATGTGATGGCTCATATTCAGGCCTGATCAAATGTGAACAGCCCAACAGAAATATCTATGAGTTTACAGCTACCATGGAGTTGAACAGTCAGAGGATTCCACTTGGACAATCAAACATTGTATTGCGTGGGTGCCAGCTCAAAAACACAGAGTGGATTATCGGGGTAGTCGTCTATGCTGGTCAGGAGACAAAAGCTATGTTGAACAGTACAATATCTCCTTCAAAGAGCAGCAACCTAGAGAGTTACATGAACAGGGAAACCCTTTGGTTATCAGCTTTTCTCTTGATCACATGTTCAGTTGTGGCTACTGGGATGGGGGTATGGCTATTTAAAAATTCCAAAAACCTCGACGCGCTACCATACTACAGGAGAAAATACTTCACCTTTGGCCGGGAAAACAGAAAAGATTTCAAGTTCTATGGCATTGCTTTGGAGatatttttctccttcctgAGTTCTGTGATAATCTTTCAGATAATGATACCGATATCTCTGTACATCACCATGGAGCTAGTCAGAGTGGGGCAGTCATACTTCATGATTGGAGATACAAGAATGTACGACAGTAGTTCAGGTTCAAGATTTCAATGCCGGTCCTTGAATATCAATGAGGACCTAGGTCAAATACGGTACATATTTTCTGACAAAACAGGTACCTTGACACAAAACAAGATGGAATTTCAGCAAGCTAGCATCTATGGGAAGAACTATGGCAGCTCCTTACAAGTCACTAGCGACTCATCTCATGAAATAAGCACAG AGTCATTGAGACAAAATAGCAGGAAGCCCAAGTCGGTGATCAATGTTGATTCGGCACTCATGGCACTTCTGAATCAACCATTAGTTGGGGAGGAAAGAATTGCCGCCCATGATTTTTTCCTTACTCTGGCTGCATGCAATACAGTAATTCCAGTCAGCAGAGAGAGTTTCGATTTGACAAACGTAGTAAATGAGATAGGTGCAATTGATTACCAAGGCGAGTCACCTGATGAACAGGCCTTAGTAATTGCAGCTTCTGCTTACGGATATACTCTTGTGGAAAGGACAACCGGCCACATTGTTATAGATGTTCAGGGGGAGAGGATAAG GTTGGATGTTCTTGGTCTGCATGAATTTGACAGTGTGAGAAAAAGAATGTCTGTTGTTGTAAGGTTTCCGGACAACAATGTGAAGGTTCTTGTTAAAGGTGCCGATACATCaatgctaagcattttgaagcAAGGGATTGATGATGGGCTTTATAATTCATTGCATGCTAAAATTAGAGAAGCTACAGAAAACCATTTGTCCAGTTATTCATCAGAGGGTCTACGAACCTTAGTGATCAGTTCAAAGAACCTGATGGATGCAGAATTCAGTGAATGGCAGGAAAAGTATGAAGAAGCTAGCACTTCCATGCATGAGAGATCAGCAAAGCTCCGGCAGGCGGCAGGTCTGGTAGAGTGCAATCTGACTCTTCTTGGTGCAACTGGAATTGAAGATAAGTTGCAGGATGGTGTTCCTGAGGCCATTGAGTCCCTCCGACAGGCTGGAATCAAGGTTTGGGTTCTCACAGGAGATAAGCAAGAAACTGCTATATCAATTGGTTTGTCATGTCGACTCTTGACTCAAAGCATGCATCAGATTATCATAAATGGTTCCTCGGAGTTTGAATGCAGGCGTCTTCTAGCTGATGCTAAAACCAAATTTGGGATAAAGTCAGATGATTTTGGAAGGGATTCTCAAGGTATAGAAGATTTGAACAGTGGTGATGTTTCTAAACTGAGGTCCTATAATGGTCACATATCTGAAAGTGCCATACAAAATTTCCAATTAACTGGTGTTATTGCTGGTGACAAGCCAGAGCACAGCGAGAAAGTGACAAATTTTGATGACACTGAGCTAGCACTGATTATTGACGGGAGCTCCCTAGTGTATATTCTAGAAAAAGATCTTGAATCAGAG TTATTTGACTTGGCAACTTCCTGTAAAGTCGTCATCTGCTGCCGTGTTGCTCCGCTGCAAAAGGCTGGAATTGTTGATTTGATTAAAAGCAGAACGAGTGACATGACCCTGGCAATTGGTGATG GGGCAAATGATGTTTCAATGATACAGATGGCAGACGTTGGTGTTGGAATATGCGGTCAAGAAGGTCGTCAAGCAGTGATGGCTTCAGATTTTGCTATGGGACAGTTCCGTTTTCTGAAGAGATTACTTCTTGTACACGGGCACTGGAATTACCAGCGTATGGCATACATGATTCTCTACAACTTCTATCGGAATGCTGTCTTTGTGCTAATGCTTTTCTG GTATATCCTATATACAGCGTATTCTGCAACTCTCGCATTAACAGATTGGAGTAGTGTTTTCTATTCCCTTATATACACATCAGTTCCCACAGTAGTTGTTGGTATTCTGGACAAGGACTTAAGCCATAATACCCTTCTTTATTACCCGAGACTATATGAGGCAGGGCTTCGAAATGAGGGCTACAACTTGACTCTCTTCTGGATCACAATGCTAGATACCTTGTGGCAAAGCCTTGTCCTTTTCTATGTTCCTTTCTTCACATACAATACCAGTACGATGGACATATGGAGTATGGGAAGTTTGTGGACAATTGCTGTGGTTATAATTGTCAATATCCATTTGGCCATGGACATTCAACGTTGGGTGCTTATAACCCATCTTGCCGTATGGGGTTCTATAGCTGCTACATTTTTGTGCATGGTGTTAATAGATTCTATACCGATTTTCCCTAACTACGG GACAATATACAACATGGCTGCTTCAAAGACCTATTGGCTTAGTATTTGTCTTATAATAGTCCTTGGGTTGCTTCCTCGGTTCCTTTGGAAAGTAATACATCAGACCTTTTGGCCATCTGATATTCAAATAGCAAGAGAAGCCGAGTTATTAAAAAAGCTGCCTCAACAGTTGGGTTCAAGGCCTGAAAGGGACATCAGCTAA
- the LOC133912456 gene encoding uncharacterized protein LOC133912456, whose translation MRQPGQGLALALALALAALAARGADASIHEYDGGGFAPRANSFFLHGGSEGLYASDPSSNSSASFIRFDSVIFRRTQESASRHDDMQQKTGLVEAIIVEIQDRDKIGGSYLHSDAICCTPELDKEKYCKVGEIIIRPNPDNPDWPKRIQTFFDGKNVETPMVTQTVSINKTGMYYLYFMFCDPQLKGLKITGRTVWRNPQGYLPGKMAPMMTFYGFMSLAYLALGLLWFIQFVQCWKDILQLHYHITAVIALGMCEMAFWYFEYANFNSTGTRPMGITLWAVTFTAVKKTVSRLLLLVVSMGYGVVLPTLGGITSRVAALGVIYFVGSEALELVENLGNINDFSGKTRLFLVLPVAILDATFIIWIFSSLSRTLEKLQLRRSMAKLELYRKFTNSLAVSVLISIAWIGYELYFNATDPLSELWRRAWIIPAFWNALSYALLVIICILWSPSRNPTGFAYSEDVRDGADEEGLSLVGSAVKGTGDMVNMHAFPEDKRA comes from the exons GACGCGTCCATCCACGAGTACGACGGCGGCGGGTTCGCGCCGCGGGCCAACTCCTTCTTTCTCCACGGGGGCAGCGAGGGGCTCTACGCCTCCGACCCCTCCTCCAACTCCTCCGCGTCCTTCATCAG GTTTGACTCTGTCATATTTCGACGGACCCAGGAGTCGGCATCTAGGCATGATGATATGCAGCAAAAGACAGGATTAGTGGAGGCTATAATTGTTGAGATACAGGACAGGGACAAAATTGGGGGTTCATACCTGCACTCTGATGCAATATGCTGCACCCCTGAGCTTGATAAGGAGAAGTATTGTAAAGTAGGTGAAATAATTATACGGCCAAATCCTGATAATCCTGACTGGCCTAAAAGGATCCAGACATTCTTTGATGGTAAAAATGTAGAAACTCCCATGGTAACTCAAACTGTATCGATAAACAAAACAGGGATGTACTACCTCTATTTTATGTTCTGCGATCCTCAACTTAAGGGATTGAAGATTACAGGCAGGACTGTTTGGCGAAATCCACAGGGTTATCTCCCTGGTAAAATGGCTCCAATGATGACATTTTACGGTTTCATGTCACTTGCCTATCTTGCACTTGGACTTCTATGGTTCATTCAGTTTGTGCAATGCTGGAAGGATATTTTGCAGCTGCACTACCATATAACAGCTGTTATTGCTCTTGGCATGTGTGAAATGGCTTTCTGGTATTTTGAGTATGCTAACTTCAATTCAACCGGAACCAGACCTATGGGCATTACCTTGTGGGCAGTTACATTTACTGCTGTGAAGAAGACTGTATCTCGTCTTCTTCTATTGGTAGTTTCAATGGGCTATGGGGTTGTTCTACCCACATTGGGAGGCATTACATCTAGAGTTGCTGCTCTTGGTGTCATCTATTTTGTTGGTTCAGAAGCTCTCGAACTTGTTGAAAATCTGGGAAATATCAATGACTTCTCTGGAAAAACAAGATTGTTCCTAGTGTTGCCTGTTGCAATACTTGATGCAACCTTCATCATCTGGATATTTTCATCCCTCTCTAGAACTTTAGAGAAGCTGCAG CTGCGAAGAAGCATGGCAAAACTTGAGTTATATCGAAAGTTTACAAATTCTCTAGCCGTGTCAGTGCTTATCTCGATCGCTTGGATTGGCTATGAG CTATATTTCAATGCAACTGATCCATTGAGTGAACTCTGGCGACGAGCGTGGATCATCCCAGCCTTTTGGAATGCCCTCTCCTATGCCCTTCTCGTTATCATATGCATCCTTTGGTCTCCATCTCGTAATCCAACAGG ATTTGCATATTCAGAGGATGTACGTGATGGTGCTGATGAGGAAGGACTTTCTCTAGTAGGCAGTGCAGTTAAAGGAACTGGAGATATGGTAAACATGCATGCCTTTCCAGAGGATAAACGTGCATGA